A genomic region of Phragmites australis chromosome 2, lpPhrAust1.1, whole genome shotgun sequence contains the following coding sequences:
- the LOC133901598 gene encoding ABC transporter F family member 4-like, which translates to MGRKDTSSSSSAAAAGGKKDKPMSVSAMLASMDAPAAKAKPSKSAAPSKPKAKPSKAPASSYMGEIDLPPSDDEEDEADLAAAKPKPARAAAVDFSAPAAPSQKDAKKKDKREAMAAAAAEAARQEALRDDRDAFSVVIGARVSGSAGGGEDREGAVDDNVKDIVLENFSVSARGKELLKSASLRISHGRRYGLVGPNGMGKSTLLKLLAWRQVPVPRNIDVLLVEQEIIGDSRSALEAVVAADEELTALRAEQAKLEASNNPDDNDRLAEVYEKLNLRDSDAARARASKILAGLGFDQAMQARTTKSFSGGWRMRISLARALFMQPTLLLLDEPTNHLDLRAVLWLEEYLCSQWKKTLIVVSHDRDFLNTVCNEIIHLHDKSLHVYRGNFDDFESGYEQKRKEMNRKFEVYEKQMKAARKTGSKAAQDKVKGHALSKAAKEAAKNKGKGKNTADDDDDQKQVAVPQKWRDYSVEFHFPEPTELTPPLLQLIEVGFSYPGRPDFKLSGVDVGIDMGTRVAIVGPNGAGKSTLLNLLAGDLTPTEGESRRSQKLRIGRYSQHFVDLLTMEENAVQYLLRLHPDQEGMSKAEAVRAKLGKFGLPGHNHLTPIVKLSGGQKARVVFTSISMSHPHILLLDEPTNHLDMQSIDALADALDEFTGGVVLVSHDSRLISRVCENEQKSEIWVVDDGTVNKYDGTFEDYKDELMEEIKKEVEE; encoded by the coding sequence aTGGGACGCAAAgacacctcctcctcgtcctcagccgccgccgccgggggcAAGAAGGACAAGCCCATGTCGGTCTCCGCCATGCTCGCCTCGATGGACGCGCCCGCGGCCAAGGCGAAACCCTCCAAGTCGGCGGCGCCCTCCAAGCCCAAGGCCAAGCCCTCCAAggcgccggcctcctcctaCATGGGCGAAATCGACCTGCCCCCctccgacgacgaggaggacgaggccgacctcgccgccgccaagcCCAAGCCTgcacgcgccgccgccgtcgacttCTCCGCCCCCGCCGCGCCGTCCCAGAAGGAcgccaagaagaaggacaagcgCGAGGCGatggcggccgcggccgccgaggCCGCCAGGCAGGAGGCGCTCCGCGACGACCGCGACGCCTTCTCCGTCGTCATCGGCGCGCGCGTCTCCGGATCAGCGGGGGGCGGCGAGGACAGGGAGGGCGCCGTCGACGACAACGTCAAGGACATCGTGCTCGAGAACTTCTCCGTCTCCGCGCGCGGGAAGGAGCTGCTCAAGAGCGCCTCCCTCCGGATTTCGCACGGCCGCAGGTACGGCCTCGTCGGTCCCAACGGCATGGGCAAGTCCACACTGCTCAAGCTCCTGGCGTGGCGCCAGGTCCCCGTGCCCAGGAACATTGATGTCCTGCTCGTGGAGCAGGAGATTATTGGTGATAGTCGATCGGCTCTCGAGGCCGTCGTCGCGGCTGATGAGGAGCTTACCGCTCTGCGTGCCGAGCAGGCAAAACTTGAGGCCTCTAATAATCCTGATGACAACGaccgtcttgcggaggtttatGAGAAGCTTAATCTTCGGGACTCTGATGCCGCCAGGGCACGTGCATCCAAGATCCTTGCGGGGCTTGGGTTTGATCAGGCGATGCAGGCGAGGACCACAAAGTCGTTTAGCGGTGGCTGGAGGATGCGCATCTCGCTTGCCCGTGCACTCTTCATGCAGCCAACGCTGCTGCTCCTTGATGAGCCGACTAACCATCTGGATCTGCGAGCTGTGCTATGGTTGGAGGAATATTTGTGCTCGCAGTGGAAGAAGACATTGATCGTTGTGTCCCATGACAGAGATTTCTTGAATACAGTGTGCAATGAGATCATACACTTGCACGATAAGAGTTTGCATGTGTACCGCGgaaattttgatgattttgagagTGGGTATGAAcagaagaggaaggagatgaaCCGGAAGTTCGAGGTATATGAAAAGCAGATGAAAGCAGCCAGGAAGACCGGGAGCAAGGCTGCTCAGGATAAGGTTAAAGGACATGCACTGTCAAAGGCTGCTAAAGAGGCTGCCAAGAacaaggggaaggggaagaatACCGCAGATGATGACGATGACCAGAAACAGGTGGCTGTGCCACAAAAGTGGCGTGACTACAGTGTTGAGTTTCATTTCCCAGAGCCTACTGAGCTAACGCCACCACTCCTTCAGCTCATTGAGGTGGGATTCAGCTACCCTGGTCGGCCAGACTTCAAGCTCTCTGGTGTTGATGTTGGCATTGATATGGGAACACGTGTAGCCATTGTCGGGCCCAATGGGGCAGGGAAGTCTACCCTGCTTAATTTACTTGCTGGTGATCTTACCCCGACTGAAGGGGAGTCAAGAAGGAGCCAGAAGCTGAGGATTGGGCGATACTCACAGCATTTTGTTGACTTGCTGACAATGGAGGAAAATGCAGTTCAATATTTGCTCAGGCTCCACCCTGACCAGGAGGGAATGAGTAAGGCAGAGGCTGTCCGTGCCAAGCTTGGGAAGTTCGGTTTACCAGGACACAACCATCTTACTCCAATTGTTAAATTATCTGGTGGTCAGAAGGCCCGTGTTGTGTTCACTTCAATTTCAATGTCACATCCTCACATTCTTCTGCTGGATGAGCCAACAAATCACTTGGACATGCAAAGTATTGATGCATTAGCAGATGCGCTGGATGAATTCACTGGAGGTGTTGTCTTGGTTAGCCATGACTCCCGATTGATATCTCGTGTTTGCGAGAATGAGCAGAAGAGCGAGATATGGGTCGTGGATGATGGTACTGTGAACAAATATGATGGCACCTTTGAGGATTACAAGGATGAACTCATGgaggaaataaaaaaggaagtTGAAGAATAA